The window GGAGATACATTTTTTTCTGATAAAGGAAGAATTTGCAAATTAATAAGAAATTTCAGGGTTATTACCCGGCAGGAATAAGTAAAAAGGTTCGTTTATCTATTAAAATTTTTTAGGATTTTTAGTACATCTTTTTTTCCATTAATCCTTGCCACATCAATAGGTGTTATTCCATTTTTATCCTTTATCAGCGGGTCTGCTCCCTGCATAAGCAGGAGTTTTATTATCTCTTTATGTCCGTAAAAAACAGCCCAGTGAAGTGCTGTTCCCCCTTTTTCA is drawn from Persephonella sp. and contains these coding sequences:
- a CDS encoding ankyrin repeat domain-containing protein, yielding EKGGTALHWAVFYGHKEIIKLLLMQGADPLIKDKNGITPIDVARINGKKDVLKILKNFNR